One genomic segment of Clavelina lepadiformis chromosome 3, kaClaLepa1.1, whole genome shotgun sequence includes these proteins:
- the LOC143449770 gene encoding oxygen-dependent coproporphyrinogen-III oxidase, mitochondrial-like: protein MCSKELKMWSRAIRSLGNKSKYIGCITAVGGCVYAGYDLTSSKVKLNFIKFSQQVTCLSCKEERSPVSISFMAAPVTSIENLLKCPTSTATKMELLIMEIQASVCRAIEALEGGDKKFIVDKWSKDNNTGGGVTCVLQDGEVFEKAGVNVSVVHGSLSEGAEKQMRSRGRNFVRHDDGTLPFVAMGVSSVVHPTNPYCPTVHFNYRYFEVTSADGEKTWWFGGGTDLTPMYLDENDVRHFHSELKKACNKHGNDLYPKYKKWCDEYFTIPIRGERRGVGGIFFDDVEGPDADSAFAFVKSCAESVIPSYIPIIAKNKHKSFTPENKQWQQLRRGRYVEFNLIYDRGTKFGFQTPGARIESILMSLPLTARWEYMHTPKLGSQEYKLLKVLKEPKDWV, encoded by the coding sequence atgtgCAGCAAAGAGCTCAAAATGTGGTCTAGAGCAATACGTAGTTTAGGAAATAAATCTAAATATATAGGTTGCATAACTGCTGTAGGCGGATGTGTTTATGCCGGCTATGACTTGACATCGTCAAAAGTGAAGCTAAACTTTATAAAGTTTAGCCAGCAGGTGACCTGTTTATCATGTAAGGAAGAACGTTCTCCAGTGTCCATTTCTTTTATGGCTGCTCCGGTAACGAGCATCGAAAATCTTCTAAAATGTCCTACATCTACTGCTACCAAAATGGAACTGCTTATTATGGAAATACAAGCCAGTGTTTGTAGAGCAATAGAAGCCTTGGAAGGAGGTGACAAGAAGTTTATTGTCGACAAATGGAGCAAAGACAACAATACTGGTGGTGGTGTGACTTGTGTTTTGCAAGATGGTGAAGTGTTTGAAAAAGCTGGTGTCAATGTTTCGGTTGTTCACGGAAGTCTTAGTGAAGGAGCTGAAAAACAAATGAGAAGCAGGGGTCGTAACTTTGTGCGGCACGACGATGGAACGTTACCTTTTGTGGCAATGGGTGTAAGTTCAGTCGTACATCCTACCAATCCATATTGTCCAACTGTACACTTTAACTATCGCTATTTCGAAGTGACCAGTGCCGATGGTGAAAAGACTTGGTGGTTTGGAGGGGGCACAGATTTAACCCCGATGTATTTGGATGAAAATGATGTTAGGCATTTTCATTCAGAGCTGAAGAAAGCATGCAACAAACATGGAAATGATTTATatccaaaatacaaaaaatggtGTGAtgaatattttacgattccaATTCGGGGAGAGCGCCGGGGTGTGGGTGGTATTTTCTTTGATGACGTTGAAGGTCCTGATGCTGATTCGgcttttgcttttgtcaagTCATGTGCAGAGTCAGTTATTCCAAGCTACATTCCTATAATAGCCAAAAACAAGCACAAATCATTTACTCCCGAAAACAAACAGTGGCAACAGCTTAGACGTGGTCGTTACGTGGAATTTAATCTAATTTATGATCGAGGAACAAAGTTTGGCTTTCAAACTCCAGGAGCTAGAATTGAAAGCATATTGATGTCTTTGCCACTTACTGCAAGATGGGAGTACATGCATACACCAAAGCTAGGTTCCCAAGAATATAAACTCTTGAAAGTTCTAAAAGAACCAAAGGATTGGGTGTAG